GATCCGATGATTGCAAAAGTCATTGTAGAGAGCGATTCTCGTGAAGATGTGCTAGCGAAAGCGAAGGGATTTTTCGACCAAACGGATATTCAAGGACTAAAAACAAATGTACCGTTTTTCCAACATTTTTTTGAAAATGAACGATTCCAATCAGGCGACTATACAACAAAAGTAATTCCCGATTGGCTAGCACAAAAATAATAAACACACTTAGGAGGAAATTCACATGAAACAACTACATTCAACAATGGCAGGTACTGTTTTCCAAGTAGTAGCGGCAGAAGGCGAAGAAGTAACAGTAGGTCAAACAATTATCGTTTTGGAGTCTATGAAAATGGAAATACCAGTAGATGCAGAACAAGCAGGTAAAATCATGACAATTCATGCACAAGTGGGAGATTTCGTAAACGAAGGCGATTTACTCGTTTCGTTCGAATAAGCAGCTAGAATCACGTTCAAAGGGGGAACTTTCGTTGACGGAAACAAAAGGATACAATCAACGTTTAGAAGAAAAGCTAACGACCATTTTTTCTGGTGGTGCGAGTAAATACCATGACAAATTAAAAGAACAAAACAAATTATTTGTTCGGGACCGTTTACAGCTACTTTTTGACGATGGAAAATATTTAGAAGATGGACGTTTTGCAAACTGTGAGGCAAATGATTTACCAGCAGATGGTGTTGTTACTGCGATGGGTAAAATTGGTGGCCAGTCCGTTTGTGTCATGGCGAACGATTCTACTGTAAAAGCAGGTTCTTGGGGATCTCGTACGGTGGAGAAAATTATTCGGATTCAAGAAATCGCTGAAAAGAATAGAATGCCTATTCTCTATTTAGTCGATTCAGCTGGAGCGCGTATTACGGATCAACTAGAGATGTTTCCAAACCGTCGCGGAGCAGGTAAAATTTTCCACAATCAAGTACGTATGTCAGGATTTGTTCCACAAATTTGTTTATTATTCGGACCATCGGCTGCCGGTGGTGCGTACATTCCGGCTTTTTGTGACATCGTCATCATGGTAGATGGAAATGCCTCCATGTATTTAGGATCGCCGCGTATGGCTGAAAAAGTAATTGGCGAGAAAGTGACCCTTGAAGAAATGGGTGGGGCACGCATGCATTGTACGGTAAGTGGAGTAGGAGATGTATTGGCTGCATCGGAAGAAGAAGCGATCTCTCTTGCAAAAGATTACCTAGCTTTCT
The Paenisporosarcina cavernae genome window above contains:
- a CDS encoding biotin/lipoyl-binding carrier protein; this translates as MKQLHSTMAGTVFQVVAAEGEEVTVGQTIIVLESMKMEIPVDAEQAGKIMTIHAQVGDFVNEGDLLVSFE